A section of the Pseudomonas lini genome encodes:
- a CDS encoding transporter suffix domain-containing protein, which translates to MSNPQDDNAPSSAGWRFKLGIAIICLMLGSWLMVPLAAAADVPGSKIAALTGVLFISNKILLILAIAVMGKSGFQQLKRSMFGYVSKLAPADVEVGPARHRIGLVMFCLPLISGFLEPYIDTLWPGLRPNLWQAQALGDAMLIGSFFVLGGNFWDKVRALFIRTAKVVHTSTV; encoded by the coding sequence ATGAGCAACCCTCAGGATGACAATGCACCTAGTTCCGCTGGTTGGCGCTTCAAACTGGGCATCGCGATTATCTGTTTGATGCTGGGATCGTGGCTGATGGTGCCTCTCGCTGCCGCAGCGGATGTGCCGGGCTCAAAGATCGCGGCACTGACAGGTGTTTTGTTTATCAGTAACAAGATTCTGTTGATTCTCGCCATTGCCGTTATGGGGAAATCCGGTTTTCAGCAACTCAAACGCAGCATGTTTGGTTACGTCTCCAAGCTTGCACCGGCAGACGTGGAAGTAGGCCCGGCTCGCCATAGAATTGGCCTGGTGATGTTTTGCCTGCCGCTGATCTCGGGATTTCTCGAACCTTACATAGACACTCTTTGGCCGGGGCTGAGACCGAATCTCTGGCAGGCCCAGGCGCTGGGCGATGCCATGTTGATCGGCAGCTTTTTCGTACTGGGCGGGAATTTCTGGGACAAGGTTCGCGCCTTGTTTATTCGCACGGCAAAAGTCGTTCATACCAGTACGGTGTAA
- a CDS encoding response regulator, producing MNLPYPIRVALVDDHSLVRDGIKSLLAVMAQLEVVGEAENGVDAIEMVGRCQPDLLLVDISLKDINGLELTRLLRSQYPSLKVLVLSMYDNYEYVSESVRSGASGYVLKNAPSREIIAAIEAIVSGGTFYSAEIAQRLIADKTTDNELTPRESQVLYKMAQGLNNKEMARELDISVRTVETHRLSIRRKLNIDKPAALVKYAIDHGIISR from the coding sequence ATGAACCTGCCCTACCCGATCCGCGTCGCCCTGGTCGACGATCACTCCCTGGTCCGCGACGGAATCAAATCGCTGCTGGCGGTCATGGCGCAGCTGGAAGTGGTGGGAGAAGCCGAGAATGGCGTCGATGCCATCGAGATGGTCGGGCGCTGCCAGCCGGATCTGTTGCTGGTCGACATCAGCCTGAAGGACATCAACGGCCTCGAGCTGACCCGGTTGTTACGCAGTCAGTACCCGTCGCTCAAAGTGCTGGTGCTGAGCATGTACGACAACTATGAATACGTGAGTGAGTCCGTTCGCTCGGGTGCCAGCGGCTATGTGCTGAAGAACGCGCCTTCACGGGAAATCATCGCGGCGATCGAAGCCATTGTCAGTGGCGGGACGTTCTACAGTGCCGAGATCGCACAGCGGCTCATCGCCGATAAAACTACCGACAACGAACTCACTCCGCGCGAAAGCCAAGTGCTATACAAAATGGCTCAGGGGCTGAACAACAAGGAAATGGCTCGCGAACTGGACATCAGTGTCCGGACAGTAGAAACCCATCGCCTGAGCATTCGTCGCAAGCTCAACATCGACAAACCCGCGGCCCTCGTAAAGTACGCCATCGATCACGGGATTATTTCGCGCTAG
- a CDS encoding cache domain-containing protein: MQLKHKIVALGILPLVLAIAVICALVISLNRQLGDQQAQLIEDSILASKRAELKNYVEMAQSLIAPLYDDGRGDERAQQQVLEELRKLSFGINGYFFVYDREGRSLMHARQSELVGKYLWDMTDPHGLPVIQALLKSAQSGEGFQRYAWNKPSSGQVTDKLAYVVMLDRWGWMLGTGIYLEDVERATQQARAEVAQGIRKTMGAIAAVALVAVLFVFAGGMTLNVSEHRLADKKLQRLTQRIVSLQEEERSRVSRELHDGISQLLVSIKFQFELASHVLENGQDKGLGILRDATQRLGDAIGEVRSLSHDLRSSLLDTLGLPAAIGQLAAEFEQRSGLVVTFNDNEFDCHLVDGAAVSLFRIVQEGLTNIERHAQAKNVIITLHGSEKSVRLTVVDDGVGFNVAQVERRHAGIGLRNIRERVEHFGGRFDLTSMPGRSELDVLLPMKLPGTER; the protein is encoded by the coding sequence ATGCAGCTCAAACACAAAATCGTCGCGCTCGGGATTCTGCCGCTGGTGCTGGCGATCGCGGTCATCTGCGCGCTGGTGATTTCCCTGAACCGCCAACTGGGAGATCAACAGGCGCAACTGATCGAAGACAGCATTCTGGCCAGCAAGCGCGCAGAGCTGAAAAACTATGTCGAAATGGCGCAAAGCCTGATTGCGCCGCTGTACGACGACGGGCGCGGTGATGAGCGCGCGCAGCAACAAGTGCTGGAAGAACTGCGCAAACTCAGCTTTGGCATCAACGGCTACTTCTTCGTCTACGACCGCGAGGGCCGTAGTCTGATGCACGCGCGCCAGTCAGAGCTGGTGGGCAAATACCTCTGGGACATGACCGACCCACACGGTTTACCCGTGATCCAGGCGTTGCTCAAAAGTGCGCAATCCGGCGAAGGCTTTCAACGTTACGCCTGGAACAAACCCTCTTCCGGCCAAGTGACCGACAAGCTCGCCTACGTGGTGATGCTGGATCGCTGGGGCTGGATGCTCGGCACTGGCATTTATCTAGAAGACGTTGAGCGCGCCACGCAACAAGCACGTGCCGAGGTGGCTCAGGGCATCCGTAAAACCATGGGGGCGATTGCGGCGGTGGCCCTTGTGGCGGTGCTGTTTGTGTTCGCCGGCGGCATGACGCTGAACGTCAGCGAACATCGCCTGGCCGACAAAAAACTCCAGCGCCTGACTCAACGCATCGTCAGCCTGCAGGAGGAAGAACGGTCACGGGTTTCCCGAGAGCTGCACGACGGCATCAGCCAGCTACTGGTGTCTATCAAGTTTCAGTTCGAACTGGCCAGCCATGTGCTGGAAAATGGGCAAGACAAGGGTTTGGGCATTTTAAGAGACGCCACACAGCGCCTCGGGGACGCGATTGGCGAAGTTCGCAGCCTCTCTCATGACTTGCGTTCGTCGCTGCTCGACACCCTCGGCCTGCCAGCGGCAATCGGTCAACTCGCCGCAGAATTCGAACAACGCAGCGGTCTTGTCGTGACTTTCAACGATAACGAATTCGACTGTCATCTGGTCGATGGCGCCGCCGTCTCGTTGTTTCGCATCGTGCAAGAAGGCCTGACCAACATCGAACGCCACGCACAAGCAAAAAACGTCATCATTACCCTGCACGGTTCTGAAAAGTCCGTACGCTTGACGGTGGTCGACGACGGTGTCGGTTTCAACGTCGCCCAGGTCGAACGTCGTCACGCCGGCATTGGCCTGCGCAATATCCGTGAACGTGTCGAGCATTTTGGCGGTCGATTCGACCTGACATCGATGCCGGGAAGAAGTGAGTTGGACGTGCTGCTGCCGATGAAACTGCCCGGTACAGAACGCTGA
- a CDS encoding carbon starvation CstA family protein, with the protein MPRLAKHLAWFAVAVLGAFALSVVALRRGEAINALWIVVAAVAIYLVAYRYYSLFIATKVMQLDPNRATPAVLNNDGLDYVPTNKHVLFGHHFAAIAGAGPLVGPVLAAQMGYLPGTLWLIAGVVLAGAVQDFMVLFMSTRRNGRSLGDMVREEMGRIPGTIALFGCFLIMIIILAVLALIVVKALAESPWGIFTVMATIPIAMFMGIYMRYIRPGRIGEISVIGVALLLGSIWLGGQIAADPVWAKAFTFTGLQITWMLIGYGFVAAVLPVWLILAPRDYLSTFLKIGTIVALAIGILITMPDLKMPALTQFIDGTGPVWKGGLFPFLFITIACGAVSGFHALIASGTTPKLLASEGHARYIGYGGMLMESFVAIMAMVAASVIEPGVYFAMNSPAALVGSDAVSVAQTVSSWGFAITPEALQAVAKDIGETTILARAGGAPTLAVGIAQILHHVLPGENTMAFWYHFAILFEALFILTAVDAGTRAGRFMLQDLLGSFVPALKRTESWTANLIATAGCVAMWGYLLYQGVIDPLGGINTLWPLFGISNQMLAGIALMLATVVLIKMKRQRYVWVTMLPAVWLLICTTTAGFIKLFDANPAIGFLALAKKYSDALANGQVLAPAKSIEQMQHVIYNAYTNATLTVLFLLVVFSILFFALKVGIAAWGTKERTDKEAPFQALPDA; encoded by the coding sequence ATGCCCCGTCTGGCTAAACACCTCGCCTGGTTTGCCGTGGCTGTCCTGGGAGCGTTTGCGCTGAGTGTCGTGGCCCTGCGCCGCGGCGAAGCCATCAATGCCCTCTGGATCGTAGTCGCAGCAGTCGCCATTTATCTCGTCGCATACCGCTATTACAGCCTGTTCATCGCCACCAAGGTGATGCAACTCGATCCCAATCGAGCCACTCCCGCCGTACTCAACAATGATGGTCTGGACTACGTGCCGACCAACAAACATGTGCTTTTTGGTCACCACTTCGCAGCCATCGCTGGCGCGGGGCCGCTTGTAGGCCCGGTCTTGGCGGCGCAGATGGGCTACCTGCCCGGTACGCTGTGGCTGATTGCCGGCGTCGTGCTGGCGGGTGCGGTTCAGGACTTCATGGTTCTGTTCATGTCCACCCGCCGCAATGGTCGTTCTTTGGGCGATATGGTCCGTGAAGAAATGGGCCGCATCCCCGGGACCATCGCGTTGTTTGGCTGCTTCCTGATCATGATCATCATCCTCGCGGTGCTGGCGCTGATCGTGGTCAAGGCTTTGGCCGAAAGCCCTTGGGGCATTTTCACGGTGATGGCGACCATCCCGATCGCGATGTTCATGGGCATTTACATGCGCTACATCCGCCCGGGTCGCATCGGTGAAATCTCGGTAATCGGCGTAGCGTTGCTGCTGGGTTCGATCTGGCTGGGCGGGCAGATTGCCGCTGACCCGGTCTGGGCCAAAGCCTTTACCTTCACCGGGCTCCAGATCACCTGGATGCTGATCGGCTACGGTTTCGTCGCGGCGGTACTGCCGGTGTGGCTGATCCTGGCGCCGCGTGACTACCTGTCGACCTTCCTCAAAATCGGCACCATCGTTGCGCTGGCGATCGGCATCCTGATCACCATGCCCGACCTGAAAATGCCGGCATTGACTCAGTTCATCGACGGCACCGGGCCGGTATGGAAGGGTGGGTTGTTCCCGTTCCTGTTCATCACCATTGCCTGTGGCGCGGTGTCCGGTTTCCACGCACTGATTGCTTCCGGCACCACGCCGAAGCTGCTCGCCAGTGAAGGCCATGCCCGTTACATCGGTTACGGCGGCATGCTGATGGAATCCTTCGTAGCCATCATGGCAATGGTGGCCGCTTCGGTGATCGAGCCAGGCGTGTACTTCGCCATGAACAGCCCCGCAGCCCTTGTAGGCTCCGATGCTGTTTCGGTGGCTCAGACCGTCAGCAGCTGGGGTTTTGCAATTACCCCGGAAGCGCTGCAAGCGGTGGCCAAGGACATCGGTGAAACCACCATCCTGGCCCGTGCCGGTGGTGCGCCGACCCTGGCGGTTGGTATCGCGCAGATCCTGCACCACGTTCTGCCGGGTGAAAACACCATGGCGTTCTGGTATCACTTCGCAATCCTGTTCGAAGCGCTGTTCATCCTGACCGCGGTGGATGCTGGCACCCGTGCCGGTCGTTTCATGCTGCAGGATTTGCTCGGCTCGTTCGTGCCGGCGCTCAAACGCACCGAATCCTGGACCGCCAACCTGATCGCCACCGCCGGTTGCGTGGCGATGTGGGGTTACCTGCTGTACCAAGGCGTGATCGATCCGCTGGGTGGCATCAACACCTTGTGGCCGCTGTTCGGCATCTCCAACCAGATGCTCGCCGGTATCGCGCTGATGCTGGCGACCGTTGTACTGATCAAAATGAAACGCCAACGCTACGTCTGGGTGACCATGCTGCCAGCCGTGTGGCTGCTGATCTGCACCACCACCGCAGGCTTCATCAAGTTGTTCGACGCCAACCCGGCGATCGGCTTCCTGGCACTGGCGAAGAAATACAGCGACGCGTTGGCCAACGGGCAGGTTCTGGCCCCGGCCAAGAGCATCGAGCAGATGCAGCACGTGATCTACAACGCCTACACCAACGCAACGCTGACCGTGCTGTTTTTGCTCGTGGTGTTCAGCATCCTGTTCTTTGCACTCAAGGTTGGCATTGCCGCCTGGGGCACCAAGGAACGTACGGATAAAGAAGCGCCGTTCCAGGCTTTGCCGGATGCTTGA
- a CDS encoding YbdD/YjiX family protein, with product MFNDLSRLGKYLGQAARLMVGMPDYDTYVEHMQTKHPDKPVMSYEVFFRERQEARYGSKAGPKCC from the coding sequence ATGTTCAATGACCTGAGTCGCCTTGGTAAATACCTGGGTCAGGCTGCACGCCTGATGGTCGGCATGCCTGACTACGACACTTACGTTGAGCACATGCAAACCAAACACCCGGACAAACCGGTGATGAGTTACGAGGTGTTCTTTCGCGAACGTCAGGAGGCTCGTTACGGCAGCAAGGCGGGACCGAAGTGCTGTTGA
- a CDS encoding amino acid ABC transporter substrate-binding protein → MNVQLTKATNLLFVCLLAMVPVLAGANTLERVRASNTFTLGYLPDFAPFSVQAGDKASGYAIELCLKVADKIKTELGLPALQVRYRPVSVNDEMSAVSSGEIDILCTPTPPTLARRKHVSFSVPIYTAGLSAVVRQEAPEALLNVLNGKVAHTGPTWRATVNHGLSNQTYAATAGGVTEAWIRQQMRLLGVVATLVTVENTEAGLKLVAEGKADAFFAERMMLKNLLVNNHSAGNLVLLDRVFEYSPTAMAVGRDDEDFRLLVDTALSEMYRSGEIEQAYDTYLEGITDTDKKLFKVYALP, encoded by the coding sequence ATGAACGTACAACTGACCAAAGCCACTAACTTGCTGTTCGTCTGCCTGCTCGCAATGGTGCCGGTACTGGCCGGTGCCAATACCCTTGAACGCGTGCGGGCGAGCAATACCTTCACCCTCGGCTATCTGCCGGACTTCGCACCTTTTAGCGTCCAGGCAGGCGACAAAGCCAGCGGTTATGCGATCGAGCTTTGTCTGAAGGTCGCCGACAAAATCAAGACCGAGCTGGGTTTGCCCGCGTTGCAGGTACGTTACCGCCCCGTCTCCGTCAACGACGAGATGAGTGCCGTGAGCTCGGGCGAGATCGACATCCTCTGTACGCCGACGCCACCCACATTGGCGCGACGCAAGCATGTGAGTTTCTCGGTACCGATCTACACGGCCGGCCTTTCGGCAGTGGTGCGCCAGGAAGCACCTGAGGCGTTGCTCAACGTACTAAACGGCAAGGTAGCCCATACCGGGCCGACCTGGCGTGCGACCGTCAACCATGGGCTGTCCAACCAAACCTATGCCGCCACCGCTGGCGGAGTCACCGAGGCATGGATCCGTCAGCAGATGCGATTACTCGGGGTAGTGGCCACCCTGGTCACGGTCGAGAACACTGAAGCGGGTCTCAAGCTGGTTGCCGAAGGCAAAGCCGATGCCTTCTTCGCCGAACGCATGATGCTGAAGAATCTCCTCGTCAATAACCATTCCGCAGGAAATCTGGTCCTGCTGGATCGAGTTTTTGAGTACTCGCCGACTGCAATGGCTGTGGGTCGAGACGATGAAGATTTCCGTTTGCTAGTCGACACTGCGCTGAGTGAAATGTATCGATCGGGCGAGATCGAGCAGGCATACGACACCTATCTTGAAGGCATTACCGACACGGACAAAAAGCTGTTCAAGGTTTATGCGCTACCTTAG
- the potE gene encoding putrescine-ornithine antiporter, whose protein sequence is MADSSKKMSLMGLTTLVTVNMMGSGIIMLPTSMAQLGAVSLLSWIVTAVGSMAIAYCFSQCGIYCLRSGGLSAYTEEAHAKSGFFLCSYLYFLSLGIANVAVAISAVGYVTSFVPWLGTGAIPLFIGTVGLLWLTTAANFGGPGITGKIGAITVWGVIIPVAGLSIIGWFWFKPDVLIAAWNPNNLPISDAISKAIPLTLWAFLGMESAAQASDAVEDPKRTVPLACLFGTLGAAVVYVLSTTVIQGIIPNAELANSSAPFALVYAHMFNPTVGNIVMALAVMACVGSLLGWQFTLAQTAKMTADQGMFPKLFSKVSAQDAPIVGMFVCGVLQTLMALSTISPNASAQFGKLVSLAAVTNLIPYVTAATGLLVMMYKAKVSAGVYTRNTTLLLIAVAYSLYALYACGKDAVFGGLIVLTFGYLLYGFLSKRFVETSPTAQATVGNPSLDLEENTDIRTRDARI, encoded by the coding sequence ATGGCCGACTCAAGCAAGAAAATGAGCCTCATGGGGCTCACCACACTGGTGACGGTGAACATGATGGGGTCGGGCATCATCATGTTGCCGACGAGCATGGCCCAACTCGGGGCCGTTTCGTTGCTGTCATGGATCGTCACTGCCGTCGGTTCCATGGCCATCGCGTACTGCTTTTCCCAGTGCGGCATCTACTGTCTGCGCTCAGGCGGGTTGTCTGCCTACACCGAAGAGGCGCACGCCAAATCAGGCTTCTTCCTCTGTTCGTATCTGTACTTTCTCTCGCTGGGCATCGCCAACGTGGCCGTCGCCATCTCCGCGGTGGGCTACGTGACATCGTTCGTGCCCTGGCTGGGCACTGGCGCCATTCCTCTGTTCATCGGTACGGTTGGCCTGCTCTGGTTGACCACCGCGGCCAACTTCGGTGGCCCCGGTATCACCGGCAAGATCGGTGCGATTACCGTGTGGGGTGTGATCATCCCGGTGGCCGGCTTGAGCATCATCGGTTGGTTCTGGTTCAAGCCCGATGTGCTGATTGCCGCCTGGAATCCGAACAATCTGCCGATCTCCGACGCGATCAGTAAGGCGATTCCCCTGACCTTGTGGGCGTTCCTCGGCATGGAGTCTGCGGCGCAGGCCTCTGATGCGGTGGAAGATCCCAAGCGCACCGTACCGTTGGCCTGCCTGTTCGGCACGCTGGGTGCGGCAGTGGTCTATGTGCTGTCGACTACGGTCATTCAGGGCATCATACCCAATGCCGAACTGGCCAACTCTTCGGCCCCCTTCGCGCTCGTCTATGCACATATGTTTAACCCTACGGTTGGCAACATCGTCATGGCGCTAGCAGTGATGGCCTGTGTTGGCTCGCTGCTGGGCTGGCAGTTCACCCTGGCGCAAACGGCCAAAATGACCGCTGACCAAGGTATGTTCCCGAAATTGTTCAGCAAGGTCAGCGCACAGGACGCGCCCATTGTCGGCATGTTCGTCTGCGGTGTCTTGCAGACCTTGATGGCGCTGTCGACCATCTCGCCCAATGCCAGCGCCCAGTTTGGAAAGCTCGTCAGCCTGGCGGCAGTGACCAACCTGATCCCATACGTGACAGCCGCCACCGGTCTGCTGGTCATGATGTACAAAGCCAAAGTCAGCGCAGGGGTCTACACCCGCAACACGACGCTATTACTGATCGCCGTGGCCTATTCGTTGTACGCCCTTTATGCCTGCGGCAAGGATGCCGTTTTCGGTGGCCTCATTGTCCTTACATTCGGCTACCTGCTCTATGGCTTCCTCTCCAAGCGTTTCGTCGAGACATCTCCAACTGCTCAGGCCACGGTCGGCAATCCTTCGCTGGATCTTGAGGAGAACACAGACATCCGTACGCGGGACGCCAGAATATGA
- a CDS encoding histone-like nucleoid-structuring protein, MvaT/MvaU family, whose protein sequence is MSKLAEFRQLEKHLAKQLQALEALKGDAGLQKEIDFEKKLRDLLAKYGYSLKDVINFLEPQTGRRASATTPKSATRKPRQVKIYKNPNTGEVVETKGGNQKTLKEWKAKFGSATVESWLTK, encoded by the coding sequence ATGTCCAAGCTCGCAGAGTTCCGTCAACTCGAAAAACATCTGGCTAAACAGCTCCAGGCTCTCGAAGCACTGAAAGGTGATGCCGGCCTTCAAAAGGAAATTGATTTCGAAAAGAAGCTGCGTGATCTGCTAGCCAAATACGGCTATAGCCTGAAAGACGTGATCAATTTTCTTGAGCCACAAACGGGTCGTCGCGCATCAGCAACCACGCCGAAATCCGCCACACGCAAGCCGCGCCAGGTGAAGATCTACAAAAATCCAAACACTGGTGAAGTCGTCGAGACCAAGGGCGGCAACCAGAAGACACTGAAGGAATGGAAAGCTAAATTCGGCTCTGCCACTGTCGAGTCCTGGCTGACCAAGTGA
- a CDS encoding MFS transporter, translating to MTDHLLPVPHKSWGAVFAMSLAAFVLVASEFMPVSLLTPIAADLHVTEGQAGQGISVSGLFALFTSLLIASVAARVDRKPLLLSLTLLMILSGTVVAFAPNYWVFMIGRALIGVAIGGFWSLSAATAMRLVPDDQITRAMAIVNGGNALATVIAAPLGSFLGALIGWRGAFLCIIPVAIVACVWLLLSLPAMKSQSGSGTGNVFKLMKSTPVALGMVAVSVFFMGQFMLFTYLRPFLETVTHVSVSMLSLMLLVLGIAGLAGTFLIEALLKNGLHRTLIVIPILMAVIALALVSFGSSTATTTVLLGLWGLVATAAPVGWWTWLARTLPDAAEAGGGLMVAIIQLAIASGATVGGLVFDLSGYRATFELSATLLGVAAVLAFLAARAASREPLAAANIA from the coding sequence ATGACTGATCACCTCCTCCCAGTGCCCCATAAATCATGGGGTGCCGTATTCGCCATGTCGCTCGCTGCCTTCGTGCTGGTGGCATCGGAGTTCATGCCCGTCAGCCTGCTGACACCGATTGCCGCAGATCTACACGTCACCGAGGGACAAGCCGGCCAGGGAATCTCCGTTTCGGGGCTGTTTGCCTTGTTCACCAGTCTTCTGATCGCATCGGTGGCTGCGCGGGTCGACCGCAAACCGCTGCTCCTTTCACTGACACTGCTTATGATCCTTTCCGGAACAGTGGTCGCGTTCGCCCCGAACTACTGGGTGTTCATGATCGGCCGCGCGCTGATCGGTGTTGCGATAGGTGGCTTCTGGTCATTGTCGGCGGCAACTGCCATGCGCCTGGTGCCTGATGACCAGATTACTCGCGCAATGGCAATCGTTAACGGAGGCAACGCTTTGGCGACGGTTATTGCAGCACCATTGGGCAGTTTTCTCGGCGCCCTGATTGGCTGGCGCGGTGCATTCTTGTGCATCATCCCAGTCGCGATAGTCGCTTGTGTATGGCTGTTGTTAAGCCTTCCAGCGATGAAATCGCAAAGCGGTTCAGGCACTGGTAACGTCTTCAAATTGATGAAAAGCACGCCGGTCGCGTTAGGCATGGTGGCGGTCAGCGTGTTTTTCATGGGCCAGTTCATGCTGTTTACCTATTTGCGCCCGTTCCTTGAAACGGTCACGCACGTCAGTGTTTCCATGCTGTCGTTGATGTTGCTCGTCCTGGGTATTGCGGGCCTCGCAGGAACCTTCCTGATAGAAGCGTTGTTGAAAAATGGCCTGCATCGAACCCTCATCGTCATCCCGATCTTGATGGCGGTGATTGCGCTGGCGCTTGTTTCATTCGGTAGCTCGACGGCCACCACGACTGTCTTGCTTGGCCTCTGGGGACTGGTTGCGACTGCAGCGCCCGTGGGATGGTGGACATGGCTGGCGAGAACGTTGCCAGACGCCGCTGAAGCGGGAGGCGGCTTAATGGTGGCGATCATCCAACTGGCCATTGCGTCTGGCGCAACCGTTGGCGGGCTGGTCTTTGACTTGAGCGGCTATCGAGCGACCTTCGAGTTGAGCGCGACCTTGCTGGGCGTGGCGGCCGTTCTTGCCTTCCTGGCTGCACGCGCAGCATCGCGGGAGCCACTTGCCGCGGCGAACATCGCTTGA
- a CDS encoding alpha/beta hydrolase encodes MNRLFLALGLLIASFSSMGADMSNGADNFYKSEKVITEKVTFKNQYKMNVVGNLYIPKGMDPKTKNPAIIVGHPMGAVKEQSSNLYAQKLAEQGFVTLAIDLSFWGESEGQPRQAVSPDIYAEDFSAAVDFLGSRPFVNRERIGIIGICGSGAFVISAAKIDPRLKAIATVSMYNHGDLYRKGLGNSTTPEQKRTALAEAAEQRYVEFTGGATQYTAGAPLKLTGNAIGDEFFDFYRTPRGEVTPAGASPQTSTMPMLTTNAKFYNFYPFEDIETISPRPLLFITGSEAHSREYSEDAYKRAAEPKELVIIPGANHVDLYDRVNVIPFAKLTTFFKSNLK; translated from the coding sequence ATGAACAGACTCTTTCTTGCCCTGGGGCTGCTTATCGCCTCTTTCTCATCAATGGGAGCTGACATGTCTAACGGTGCTGACAACTTCTACAAAAGCGAAAAGGTAATCACAGAAAAGGTCACCTTTAAAAACCAATACAAGATGAACGTTGTAGGGAACCTCTACATTCCAAAAGGAATGGATCCCAAGACCAAGAACCCCGCGATCATCGTAGGGCACCCAATGGGCGCGGTGAAGGAGCAAAGCTCCAACCTGTATGCCCAGAAGCTCGCCGAGCAAGGTTTCGTGACATTGGCGATTGATCTTTCGTTCTGGGGTGAAAGCGAGGGGCAGCCCCGTCAAGCTGTGTCGCCGGACATCTACGCCGAGGACTTCAGCGCGGCGGTGGATTTCCTGGGCTCACGTCCTTTCGTTAACCGTGAGCGCATCGGCATCATCGGCATTTGCGGCAGCGGCGCCTTCGTCATCAGCGCGGCCAAGATCGACCCTCGACTGAAGGCAATCGCAACAGTCAGCATGTACAACCACGGCGACCTCTATCGCAAAGGTTTGGGTAATTCGACGACCCCGGAGCAGAAACGCACGGCACTCGCCGAAGCTGCAGAACAACGCTATGTGGAATTCACTGGCGGCGCTACCCAGTACACCGCCGGTGCCCCGTTGAAGCTGACAGGCAATGCGATAGGCGATGAGTTTTTTGATTTCTATCGCACTCCTCGCGGCGAAGTTACCCCTGCCGGTGCATCGCCACAGACTTCCACCATGCCGATGCTGACCACCAATGCGAAGTTCTACAATTTCTACCCGTTCGAAGACATCGAGACTATTTCGCCACGTCCACTTCTGTTTATCACGGGCTCCGAGGCTCATTCTCGTGAATACAGTGAAGATGCCTACAAGCGTGCTGCGGAGCCTAAAGAACTGGTCATCATCCCGGGCGCCAACCACGTCGATCTCTACGATCGGGTCAACGTCATTCCATTCGCCAAGTTGACTACGTTCTTCAAAAGCAACCTGAAGTAG